Within Spinacia oleracea cultivar Varoflay chromosome 4, BTI_SOV_V1, whole genome shotgun sequence, the genomic segment GCTCCACCCTAATTTCGCCGCCGCCGTCGCTCCCCTAATTCTGCCGCGCGCCACCCACTCCCCTTTTTGCTGCCgtttgttattttcttttccCATTCTTCTTCTCTATGTCTCATCACCaccattaaattcaattttaaggttttaaaggtcaaattcgaacatgaaaactctagatcacTAGATCTAGAGTTGTCGTGTTCGAAATTGACCATCTAAAATCATAATCAATGAAAAGAGATGTATTTCCAAGGTAAAATACTTTTAAAATTCTGGGTTTTGTGACGAAGGGTTTTTGGATGTGGTTTTCGAACGGTCATGTTGGGTGTACCCGGAATTTCGTGACTGAGGGTTTTTCTGGTGGGTTTTGTTAGGGTTTCGAACGGTCAGGTTAGGTTTTTGGAGGTGGAGGATGTGTTTTGGGCTAACGTTGCTGGTGGTTGGGGATGGGTTCAAGTGGGCAAGGTATGGTTTCGTGGGTGGATGTGGTGGTAGTAAGGCAGCGATGTAGGTGCTGGTTGGGTGCATGGTCGTGTTGTGGAGGTTTTGATAAGGTTGGTGGTGCTAGTAGGGTAGTTTTATAGGTGGTGTTGGCGAGGAGTTCGGGTGGATTTGGTTGTGTGTTGGGGGTGTGGGGAAAGTGAATGGAAACACCATGAGGGGGGGAGGGGGGAGTAGGGTATCAACATAGAGGAGTTGGGGGTAATGAGGAGGGGTAAAGGGAATGCTTGAAATGGCATAACAAACAACAAAGGAATTTATTCTTGTTCATATTCCCTTTACCTTTACTAAAGAGCCCCAACCAAAGAGGAAGTCTTGCTCCATAATGGCTTGTGTCCAATCTGGACACAAGTGGGGGCATTATGATATTTTCACCGTAAAAAGAGAGAGGCCCACTTGGAAATAACGGACTCCGTTATTCATTGCTggcaaaaatttcagatttcaaaaattttgaatttgaaatagcTGAGGTATTTAATACTCACATTGAactatctctctcctccttgttattctctctcctccttcaaaGCAGTCCTTCTTCCTCGTGCTCCTCCTGCAGTCAAGACGAGCAAGAATTTCAGATTTCGCGgcgaaagatttttgggcaaaaaattcacacctccattttcaagacgagcTAGGATTGTTCGTTAATTTGGTGAATTCGTGAAAAGCAATTGCGCTGGAGGAAGAATTATTTGTCATCAAGAggtaaaaccctaaaacccaaatcgaaaatttaaaaagttaatGTATTTAGGCTTATTGGAGGGTTTAGGGTTGTAATCCTAATTGTTAAAGTCGTCTAATTTTAAGAATTTCTGGCTTTCAGTTAGTTAGGGTTTCTGGTTTAATTGCTGCATGTTTTTGTTCGTTTATTAATaatcgttttttaatatttgtttAGGGTTTTGTAGGCTGTTGGTGGAATTAGGAGTATGAATAATGGTTGTTTTGTAACTGGGTTTTGATATTTGAACAAATTTGGTATATTTGATGTCGCCTAAATTTtggaaatttgttaaaaatagtGTTGATAATATGGAGAATAGTACTTAAAATAtggaattatttttaaaaaggaTCATAATTTTATATTGATCCTAAAATGGTACTGAAAGTGTTTGACAATTTGGTATCGCAAATGAGATTTGGATTGGTAGATTTGTACCAAAATGGGTCTAATTACTGGTCTAATTATGTGTGGATGTTTATATGTGTGCATTTTAAAAAGAAAGTAATTGCAGTGTGAAGTTTTTGAATGTTGTGAATTTCTTGTGTTTAGTTTACGTTGTTATTGTAGTCATTAAGTTTTATAATTTTGTAGGAAAATGGGTAAACGTAATGCTCCACTTCCAAAGGagaaaaaaacagaggaagacGTTGTTAAGGGAAAGGGCGTGTCTACAAGGGCAGGAGCACGAACGGTAATTAGTACAAGAATGCTATTGTATTAAATAGAAGAATCCAATTCTAATCCAATTCTATTTTTAATATTCAGACATAAGTAAActtgttgtgttgtgtgtgtagAGAACAACTGCATGTGGACTAAAGGCAGTGGAAGGTTCTTCCAGTGGAAAGAAGAGAAAAGTCTATGATGCGGAGACTAGTGGAGAGGAGGAGCCACGTACAGAGAGCAACGATGACGAGGACGTCGTTAGTATTCATAACTTAACCACTACTATTAGACCGAAGGTTTGTTGAATTGTTAACTACCTATTTCATGGATATCTATTTTGTGATTGAAAGTACATTAATCAGAACAAATGTTTATGATCAGTTCTTACATGGTTTTGATTGAGTGGCATTGTTGTATGCATCTTAGTTGAGTGTAGGTGCTCAGGTGAAGAAATCGGAGACTGTTGTGTCCACCAGGCTGAGGAAAGGCATGCATGAGAATGATAGGATTGAGGTGTTTTCAAAGTTGTTGTCACTGTTGGATGACAGTCGAAGGGATTTAGTTAGAAAAATGGGGTTTGGAGCCCTCCTCACCGTGAAACTGCGCAAACTGTCCCCGGAATTTGCCTACTGGTTAGTGACCAGGGTAGATGGTGCTAATGGGGTGTTTTATGGTGGGGGCGATATGGAATTCAGCCTGGATCCCATCCAATTTAACTGCGTTTTTGGGCTGCCTATGGGTACTCAGCATGTACCATCTCTTAATGGCAACCTAGACACACGCCATAGGAATATAGCAGACCATATTGTTCAGATGTATGGGGAAAGTGGTGGGGTTTCTGTTCAGAAAGCTTGGGAATTTGCAGTTGGGATGAGGGATGGACAGGGTAAGGCGGTGGGTACTATTGTCCCAATTGTAACAAGAGAGGAGGAATTTGAATTTAGAATAGCCTTTATGATTGTTATACTGGAGCTGGTGTTGTGCCCAAGCACAGACGGGTTTACCTTGGCGGGAAGGTTGTTACCTGCCGCATCGGTAGCACCGGAGTCAAATTCATATGATTGGTGCACGTTCTTTTTAGAGTGGCTAAAGATATGGTGCAAAATGTTTGCACATCAGTTTGATCAGCATGGAGTTGTTTCTGGATTGGGGGGCTGCAGCCTATTTTTGACGGTTGGTATAActgaaaatatttttatttattgtgtATAATTTTGCAAAGCTCTTATATGATTCTGAAGCAAGTTGGTTAATATTGTAGGTGTTCTACCTGGACCACCTGAATGTTGTTCCTAGGCAATGGTGTGTTATGCCGAGGGTGGCTGTGTGGTCCCAATCTGATGTCGATGCCCTGATAGAGGCAGACAAGAAAGCTGGAGGTGACTATGGAAGAACTCAGGTGAGATGGAATACCAAAAATTTCTGTTGTGTTAGTAGTGATTCAACAGTATAATGATTCATTCATATATGGACTGATGTTTTATTTTGATGTTCCACAACCAGTCTGTTGATGTTGCTTACGGCGAGAGACACCATCCTCGATTGCCAAGAGATATGCGGGGTTCCTACATTGCAAAAGAGGTTAAATCTATTGTTTCTAATCCAATTTGGTTTAATTAGATTATTAGTTGATTAGTTTATAAGTTTCTGGCTTCTGTCCCGCGCGCGCACTAGATATTCTGATTGTGTGCTTGGAATAAAATTTGTATATAGGTTCTGAATGTTTTAACAAGCCGATTTGAGAGAATCGAGGAGCAAATGCACAACCAAGGAGAGGTTTTAAGAAGTATGAAACTTGATTTGTCAAGAATAGTAGGGGTGAGGGAACAAGATAGTGGGTTGAAGGACACTTAAAGTGGAGGTACAAGTGGTGGTAGTGTGGGTGGTGTGGCTGTTTGCCCTGCTCTCGGAGGTACGCAGACAATGAGGCCGACCACAATTCCTACGGCCACTGCACAGCAGTTTGGAGTTCCGTCGCCGGTGGGTTTTGCACCGGCCTTTGGTTCAGCTCGGGGTTTTGGCACCCGAGGCTTTGGGTTCCCTCCTCCTTCCACTTCAGTCTCTCCAGTTTTGGTGAGTGATCCTATAACCCCTGGTCCTTCTTCTGCGGTTTCCTCAGATGTTCTTGGATTTATGGCTCCCTCTTCCTCTGATTGTTCTGTCCCTACGAAATCTATGACCACGCTACAAACTGAAGTACAATCTCCTGCTCAGAAGCCGGTACATTTTCTTACACTACTGTGAATGAACAATCCAAGATATACTTATCTTAGATAATTTTAATGTTGGGTTATATACATATCCAAATTGCACAGGTAATCACCACTGAAATTTTAAAGGGAGTTT encodes:
- the LOC110781808 gene encoding uncharacterized protein; the protein is MGKRNAPLPKEKKTEEDVVKGKGVSTRAGARTRTTACGLKAVEGSSSGKKRKVYDAETSGEEEPRTESNDDEDVLSVGAQVKKSETVVSTRLRKGMHENDRIEVFSKLLSLLDDSRRDLVRKMGFGALLTVKLRKLSPEFAYWLVTRVDGANGVFYGGGDMEFSLDPIQFNCVFGLPMGTQHVPSLNGNLDTRHRNIADHIVQMYGESGGVSVQKAWEFAVGMRDGQGKAVGTIVPIVTREEEFEFRIAFMIVILELVLCPSTDGFTLAGRLLPAASVAPESNSYDWCTFFLEWLKIWCKMFAHQFDQHGVVSGLGGCSLFLTVFYLDHLNVVPRQWCVMPRVAVWSQSDVDALIEADKKAGGDYGRTQSVDVAYGERHHPRLPRDMRGSYIAKEVLNVLTSRFERIEEQMHNQGEVLRSMKLDLSRIVGVREQDSGLKDT